In the genome of Denticeps clupeoides chromosome 13, fDenClu1.1, whole genome shotgun sequence, one region contains:
- the cuedc1b gene encoding CUE domain-containing protein 1b isoform X3 yields the protein MTSLFRRSSSNGGSRGGSGPGELNNSRPPRQVRRLEFNQAMEDFKTMFPSMDYEVIECVLRSNNGAVDATIDQLLQMSIDSQGSDDSSDSDDSILPEILERTLEPDSSDEEPPPVYSPPTYDMHIYDRKYPTSPRSPPPRFEPQPPPGHRPVRTYRNWNPPLLGNLPDDFLRILPQQMDSVQRSQSNATQPSSSTSSSLSQHEAHDSRASEGAGSTSEQKLKQYLEDERIALFLQNEEFMRELQRNREFLVALERDRLKYESKKSKSAHSSGDHCSSGSTEVCTAVSDDAMFRDKLKLMGKSTRKKLFEIARTFSEKTKRRKSKRRTLLKHHSLGTANSTANLLDDVDGNPCEESQLKRSVDQKEDESYKEPLS from the exons ATGACCAGCCTGTTCCGGCGCAGCAGCAGCAATGGGGGCTCTCGGGGGGGTTCGGGCCCCGGCGAACTCAACAACAGCCGCCCGCCCCGGCAGGTCCGGCGCCTGGAGTTCAACCAGGCCATGGAGGACTTCAAGACCATGTTCCCCAGCATGGACTACGAGGTCATCGAGTGCGTGCTCCGCTCCAACAACGGCGCGGTGGACGCCACCATCGACCAGCTCCTGCAGATGAGCATCGACAGCCAGGGGTCGGACGACAGCTCCGACTCGGACGACAGCATCCTGCCGGAG ATTCTGGAGCGGACGCTGGAACCAGACAGCTCAGACGAGGAACCGCCGCCTGTCTATTCCCCACCCACATATGACATGCACATCTACGACAGGAAGTACCCCACCTCTCCACGCAGTCCTCCACCCAG GTTTGAACCACAGCCGCCTCCGGGGCACAGACCGGTTCGGACCTACAGGAACTGGAACCCGCCGTTACTCGGCAACCTTCCAGACGACTTCCTGCGCATCCTTCCTCAGCAGATGGACAGCGTGCAG AGGTCCCAGAGCAACGCCACTCAGCCatcttcctccacctcctcttcaCTGTCGCAGCATGAAGCCCACGACAGTAGGGCTTCCGAGGGAGCGGGGTCGACATCCGAACAAAAGCTGAAGCAATACCTGGAGGATGAGCGGATTGCACTGTTCTTGCAGAATGAAGAGTTCATGAGGGAGCTCCAGCGGAACCGCGAGTTCCTCGTCGCCCTGGAGAGAG ATCGCTTGAAGTATGAATCCAAAAAGTCCAAGTCTGCCCATTCATCAG GTGACCACTGTTCCTCGGGTTCTACGGAGGTGTGCACCGCCGTCTCGGACGATGCCATGTTCCGTGACAAGCTGAAGCTCATGGGAAAAT CCACGAGGAAGAAGCTGTTTGAAATCGCCAGAACATTCTCCGAAAAGACGAAGAGGAGGAAGTCGAAGAGGAGAACGCTGTTAAAGCACCACTC ATTGGGAACTGCCAACTCCACAGCCAACCTCCTAGACGATGTTGACGGAAATCCCTGTG AGGAGAGCCAGCTCAAAAGATCAGTTGATCAGAAAGAGGACGAGTCCTATAAAGAGCCCTTGTCATG A
- the cuedc1b gene encoding CUE domain-containing protein 1b isoform X1 encodes MTSLFRRSSSNGGSRGGSGPGELNNSRPPRQVRRLEFNQAMEDFKTMFPSMDYEVIECVLRSNNGAVDATIDQLLQMSIDSQGSDDSSDSDDSILPEILERTLEPDSSDEEPPPVYSPPTYDMHIYDRKYPTSPRSPPPRFEPQPPPGHRPVRTYRNWNPPLLGNLPDDFLRILPQQMDSVQRSQSNATQPSSSTSSSLSQHEAHDSRASEGAGSTSEQKLKQYLEDERIALFLQNEEFMRELQRNREFLVALERDRLKYESKKSKSAHSSGDHCSSGSTEVCTAVSDDAMFRDKLKLMGKSTRKKLFEIARTFSEKTKRRKSKRRTLLKHHSLGTANSTANLLDDVDGNPCEEESQLKRSVDQKEDESYKEPLSW; translated from the exons ATGACCAGCCTGTTCCGGCGCAGCAGCAGCAATGGGGGCTCTCGGGGGGGTTCGGGCCCCGGCGAACTCAACAACAGCCGCCCGCCCCGGCAGGTCCGGCGCCTGGAGTTCAACCAGGCCATGGAGGACTTCAAGACCATGTTCCCCAGCATGGACTACGAGGTCATCGAGTGCGTGCTCCGCTCCAACAACGGCGCGGTGGACGCCACCATCGACCAGCTCCTGCAGATGAGCATCGACAGCCAGGGGTCGGACGACAGCTCCGACTCGGACGACAGCATCCTGCCGGAG ATTCTGGAGCGGACGCTGGAACCAGACAGCTCAGACGAGGAACCGCCGCCTGTCTATTCCCCACCCACATATGACATGCACATCTACGACAGGAAGTACCCCACCTCTCCACGCAGTCCTCCACCCAG GTTTGAACCACAGCCGCCTCCGGGGCACAGACCGGTTCGGACCTACAGGAACTGGAACCCGCCGTTACTCGGCAACCTTCCAGACGACTTCCTGCGCATCCTTCCTCAGCAGATGGACAGCGTGCAG AGGTCCCAGAGCAACGCCACTCAGCCatcttcctccacctcctcttcaCTGTCGCAGCATGAAGCCCACGACAGTAGGGCTTCCGAGGGAGCGGGGTCGACATCCGAACAAAAGCTGAAGCAATACCTGGAGGATGAGCGGATTGCACTGTTCTTGCAGAATGAAGAGTTCATGAGGGAGCTCCAGCGGAACCGCGAGTTCCTCGTCGCCCTGGAGAGAG ATCGCTTGAAGTATGAATCCAAAAAGTCCAAGTCTGCCCATTCATCAG GTGACCACTGTTCCTCGGGTTCTACGGAGGTGTGCACCGCCGTCTCGGACGATGCCATGTTCCGTGACAAGCTGAAGCTCATGGGAAAAT CCACGAGGAAGAAGCTGTTTGAAATCGCCAGAACATTCTCCGAAAAGACGAAGAGGAGGAAGTCGAAGAGGAGAACGCTGTTAAAGCACCACTC ATTGGGAACTGCCAACTCCACAGCCAACCTCCTAGACGATGTTGACGGAAATCCCTGTG AAGAGGAGAGCCAGCTCAAAAGATCAGTTGATCAGAAAGAGGACGAGTCCTATAAAGAGCCCTTGTCATGGTGA
- the cuedc1b gene encoding CUE domain-containing protein 1b isoform X2 produces MTSLFRRSSSNGGSRGGSGPGELNNSRPPRQVRRLEFNQAMEDFKTMFPSMDYEVIECVLRSNNGAVDATIDQLLQMSIDSQGSDDSSDSDDSILPEILERTLEPDSSDEEPPPVYSPPTYDMHIYDRKYPTSPRSPPPRFEPQPPPGHRPVRTYRNWNPPLLGNLPDDFLRILPQQMDSVQRSQSNATQPSSSTSSSLSQHEAHDSRASEGAGSTSEQKLKQYLEDERIALFLQNEEFMRELQRNREFLVALERDRLKYESKKSKSAHSSGDHCSSGSTEVCTAVSDDAMFRDKLKLMGKSTRKKLFEIARTFSEKTKRRKSKRRTLLKHHSLGTANSTANLLDDVDGNPCEEESQLKRSVDQKEDESYKEPLS; encoded by the exons ATGACCAGCCTGTTCCGGCGCAGCAGCAGCAATGGGGGCTCTCGGGGGGGTTCGGGCCCCGGCGAACTCAACAACAGCCGCCCGCCCCGGCAGGTCCGGCGCCTGGAGTTCAACCAGGCCATGGAGGACTTCAAGACCATGTTCCCCAGCATGGACTACGAGGTCATCGAGTGCGTGCTCCGCTCCAACAACGGCGCGGTGGACGCCACCATCGACCAGCTCCTGCAGATGAGCATCGACAGCCAGGGGTCGGACGACAGCTCCGACTCGGACGACAGCATCCTGCCGGAG ATTCTGGAGCGGACGCTGGAACCAGACAGCTCAGACGAGGAACCGCCGCCTGTCTATTCCCCACCCACATATGACATGCACATCTACGACAGGAAGTACCCCACCTCTCCACGCAGTCCTCCACCCAG GTTTGAACCACAGCCGCCTCCGGGGCACAGACCGGTTCGGACCTACAGGAACTGGAACCCGCCGTTACTCGGCAACCTTCCAGACGACTTCCTGCGCATCCTTCCTCAGCAGATGGACAGCGTGCAG AGGTCCCAGAGCAACGCCACTCAGCCatcttcctccacctcctcttcaCTGTCGCAGCATGAAGCCCACGACAGTAGGGCTTCCGAGGGAGCGGGGTCGACATCCGAACAAAAGCTGAAGCAATACCTGGAGGATGAGCGGATTGCACTGTTCTTGCAGAATGAAGAGTTCATGAGGGAGCTCCAGCGGAACCGCGAGTTCCTCGTCGCCCTGGAGAGAG ATCGCTTGAAGTATGAATCCAAAAAGTCCAAGTCTGCCCATTCATCAG GTGACCACTGTTCCTCGGGTTCTACGGAGGTGTGCACCGCCGTCTCGGACGATGCCATGTTCCGTGACAAGCTGAAGCTCATGGGAAAAT CCACGAGGAAGAAGCTGTTTGAAATCGCCAGAACATTCTCCGAAAAGACGAAGAGGAGGAAGTCGAAGAGGAGAACGCTGTTAAAGCACCACTC ATTGGGAACTGCCAACTCCACAGCCAACCTCCTAGACGATGTTGACGGAAATCCCTGTG AAGAGGAGAGCCAGCTCAAAAGATCAGTTGATCAGAAAGAGGACGAGTCCTATAAAGAGCCCTTGTCATG A
- the wsb1 gene encoding WD repeat and SOCS box-containing protein 1 yields MASFPEFVNENEIGKAKFIGELIPPAAPFDQKSGRETWTVAFAPDGSYFAWSQGHRVVRLVPWSKCLTNFSVRKEERSSRSSPRHLSRQNSSGQPAPGEPREHTIDCGDIVWGLAFGSSVPEKQSRCVNIEWHRFKFGQDQLLLATGLNNGRIKIWDVYTGKFLLNLMDHTDIVRDLTFAPDGSLVLVSASRDKTLRVWDLKDDGNMVKVLRGHQNWVYCSAFSPDSAVLCSVGAGKAVFLWDMDKYTLIRRLEGHHHDVVSCEFSPDGALLATASYDTRVIVWDPHLGTALQELGHLFPPPSPIFAGGANDRWVRSVAFCHDGRHVASITDDRLVRFWCIDEKSPQAVGPLANGLCCAFSTDGSVLAAGSRDGSAHFWACPRGIASLQHLCRMALRRVMPTQQVRSLPIPSCMQDYLAYKTI; encoded by the exons ATGGCAAGCTTCCCAGAGTTTGTAAACGAAAATGAAATAG GTAAGGCTAAGTTCATCGGGGAACTGATACCTCCTGCTGCACCCTTCGACCAGAAGTCCGGGCGCGAGACCTGGACGGTGGCCTTCGCTCCGGATGGTTCCTACTTCGCCTGGTCTCAGGGACACCGCGTTGTCAGGCTCGTGCCCTGGTCAAAATGCCTGACCAACTT ctcggtgaggaaggaggagcgCTCCAGCAGGTCCAGTCCGCGCCACCTCTCCCGGCAGAACAGCAGCGGGCAGCCGGCGCCCGGCGAGCCCCGCGAACACACCATCGACTGCGGCGACATCGTCTGGGGGCTGGCGTTCGGCTCGTCCGTGCCCGAGAAGCAGAGCCGCTGCGTCAACATCGAGTGGCACCGCTTCAAGTTCGGCCAGGACCAGCTGCTGCTCGCCACGGGCCTCAACAACGGCCGCATCAAGATCTGGGACGTCTACACGG GGAAGTTTCTGCTGAACCTGATGGACCATACGGACATCGTCCGGGACCTGACGTTCGCCCCCGATGGCAGCCTTGTGTTGGTGTCGGCCTCCAGAGACAAAACTCTACGCGTCTGGGACCTGAAAGACGACG GTAACATGGTGAAAGTTCTGCGCGGCCACCAGAACTGGGTGTACTGCAGTGCCTTCTCGCCCGACTCTGCGGTGCTCTGCTCCGTCGGCGCCGGCAAAGCG GTCTTCCTGTGGGACATGGACAAGTACACGCTGATCCGGAGGCTGGAGGGCCACCATCACGACGTGGTGTCGTGCGAGTTCTCTCCCGACGGGGCCCTGCTGGCCACAGCCTCCTACGACACCCGCGTCATCGTTTGGGACCCTCACCTGGGCACGGCGCTGCAGGAGTTGGG GCATCTGTTCCCGCCCCCTTCGCCCATTTTTGCGGGGGGTGCGAATGACCGGTGGGTGCGCTCGGTGGCCTTCTGCCATGACGGGCGGCACGTCGCCAGTATCACGGATGACAG GCTGGTGCGATTCTGGTGCATTGATGAGAAATCCCCCCAGGCGGTCGGCCCCCTCGCCAACGGCCTGTGCTGTGCCTTCTCTACTGATGGTAGCGTCTTAGCAGCCgg gTCGCGAGACGGCAGCGCGCATTTCTGGGCGTGCCCACGCGGCATCGCCAGCCTGCAGCACCTGTGTCGGATGGCGCTGAGGCGGGTCATGCCCACGCAGCAGGTCCGCTCGCTGCCCATCCCGTCCTGCATGCAGGACTACCTGGCCTACAAGACCATCTGA